A single region of the Ptychodera flava strain L36383 chromosome 9, AS_Pfla_20210202, whole genome shotgun sequence genome encodes:
- the LOC139140564 gene encoding uncharacterized protein isoform X3: MSSLQVTMATTSDLWAIMKERGQKYVDLVNAGDKKGLAQMYTTDAKVLNPGQKTLNGKEEIAKAFEDDLLADDESMEFTLEDVFGKNGDEFVTSRASFKLVSKDGAKTITGKNVVVWKFMDGVYLAHVDISNMDE; this comes from the exons ATGTCTTCACTTCAG GTGACCATGGCGACAACTTCGGATTTGTGGGCAATCATGAAAGAGAGAGGGCAGAAGTACGTAGACTTGGTGAATGCAGGAGACAAGAAAGGTCTGGCGCAGATGTATACCACTGATGCAAAAGTTTTAAACCCGGGACAAAAAACGCTGAATGGCAAAGAGG AGATTGCCAAGGCATTTGAAGACGATTTATTGGCAGATGACGAGAGTATGGAATTTACTCTTGAAGATGTGTTTGGGAAGAATGGAGACGAGTTTGTAACCTCTAGAGCATCCTTTAAGTTAGTGAGCAAAGATGGAGCGAAGACGATCACGGGCAAAAATGTCGTTGTGTGGAAATTCATGGATGGCGTGTATCTAGCACACGTCGACATTTCGAATATGGATGAATGA